The segment CTGCAGCTTGCGCCTCAAACTCACGATTCATGGAAATCAAAAGGTCACGAGACTGCGCTTCTGACATATCTAGTTTTGTCGCCAAAGATTTAATTGCAGCCGAAGACGGCAGGTCATGCTTCATCAATGTTTCGATATCTTTTTTATTCAAACCAATTTTTGCCAATGAAGACAGACCCTCTGTTTTTACTCCATTCAAGGCAGTCTGCACCTTCTCTGCCGCTGTCATGCTAATGTTGTGTTTCAGAGCGAAGTCAGCGGCTGCAACGTTTGCAGACTCGCCCGTGGTTGGCAAAGTGATACTGGCAGTGGAAACGAAGTTGCGGCGACCTGGACGAACTGGGCGATAAGGGGCTGGGCGGCGATCATGGTGATGATGGCCATCGCCAAGACCAATACCGATGATCACGCCAATCGCACCGGCGGTGATTTCTTCGTCAGTACAGCCAGCGTTGAATAACATTGCAATCGTGAGGACACTCAAAAGAATAACTTTTTTCATGGTGGTGGTTCCTTGTTTTATTTGGCTTCGCGATGTCACAATGTCACCGCGTTTTTGCGAAAGAACCTTAAAGCAACTTAAGTGCCAGCCTGACTTAGCCGAAAGTGCACCACTTTAATTAGATAGCGAATTTTAACTGCGAGGTTACAGGTTCGTTAGATACTTTGTTTTGAGTGCCCAGCCTAACTCCCAAGCCCACAAGGCGAACTGCGACACCACGGCGCGACCAGGCTCGTTCCAAAAGTCTTTCAAAATCTTTCTCGGTGGGAATTCCATGAATCACTTCTTCATGCGTTGTTGATTTGAAATCAAAGAACTTCAACTTCACAACCATACCGCGCACGCGATCTTCGTACTCACCTTGAATGAGGCGCTGATAGAAATCTTCGTAGAGAGCAGGAATGCGCTTTCGGCACTCCTCATAGGTTTGCAGATCAGTATTATAAGTCTCTTCCACAGTCAGAGATTTTCGCTCCCACTCGGTGACAACCTCGCGATCATCAATACCTCGCGAGAAATCATAAAGCTCTTGAGCGCGTGAACCAAACCAACGATGCAACTCTGGCACAGAAAATTTTTGAATATCAGAACAGGTGTACAAACCAAGCTCGTGCATTTTTTGAGCGGTGACTTTACCGACTCCGAAAATCTTTTCCACCTTCAGGTCTTTGACGAAACCTTCCACGTCTTGAGGCCGAACGACGAATTGCCCGTTAGGCTTTTTCCAATCGCTGGCAATCTTGGCGATGAACTTGTTGGGTGCAATGCCCGCAGAGGCTGTCAGATTCAGCTCTTCAAAGATAAGGCGGCGGATTTCCTGGGCGATCAAAGTGGCACTGCCACCAAACTGCTTACAATCAGTCACATCAAGATAAGCCTCATCCAAAGAAAGGGGCTCAATCTTGTTCGTGAAGCGTTCAAAGATTTCGCGAACCTTGCGGCTTTCCTCTTTATAAAGATCAAAATGCGGAGGGATTAGAATCAACTGCGGGCACAAACGCACCGCCTGGGAAGAGGGCATCGCCGAGCGCACACCAAACTTGCGCGCTTCATAACTCGCCGTGCAAAGTACACTGCGAGTATTCGGTGGCCCGCCAATGCCCAAAGGTTTCCCTTTAAGTTGAGGGTTAAATTTAACCTCAACCGCAGCATAAAAACAGTCCATGTCGATATGGATGATCTTCCTCATTTACACATTATTTACATATCTAATTATGAGGGTCAAGGCAGAAAGTTTCAGTCCAAGACCAAAGAATGCCCGCTACCTTTTCCGAAAATGTGACAGGCACCTTTTCGGAGAAAACGGCAGGCACCTTCTAAGTGGTTTCGAGTTCGGGAGGAACTGCAGGGACTGCGATGCCTTTTACTGGGACAAACTTTTCTGAGATCAGGCTGTGTGCTTTGTCAGCGATCAAGCCGCGGTCGTCTTCCGGGGTTGTGTGAATCTGTTCTAGGAACTCGATTTCGGCGTGCAATGATTTAAGCGTCAGAGCTTTCCACAAAGAGGTCGCGAACGTGATGTCGCCGTACCAGCACAAGTGATCGCGCCATTTCAAAGAAAAGTCTTCTCCGTTCACTTTGCGGAAGTTGACTACTGCAGGCTGAATTGGAACTCCAGCGTGGGAAGCAGCCATCATCAAGGTTCTCTTGAAAGGAAGTACCTGCTCCCCGTTTGTCGAAGTGGCTTCAGGATAAAGCACGATGCGGAAACCATTTTGCAATGCCGTCACGATCGACTTCATCTCATCCAGGATTTTAGTGCGACTGCGACGTTCAACGTACATGCAACCACCCATCTCGGTCAGAAGACCCAAGAAAGGAGTTTCACGCATTTCGTTGGAAGTTACAAAAAGCAGCGGAAAGATCGAACCCATCAACAAGATGTCGACGAAGCCCATGTGATTGCTCACCAACAAAAACTTTTCGCCGTCTTTAGGTTTGTTCTTCACGGTGAGATTCATTCCGAAAGCTTTCAGAATGATCCGACAGAAGAAGGTCACATTTTTTGAAAATTGCGCTCTTCGTTTTTCAGGATTGCGGATCACCAAATGACAAAGGAATGACCAAGCCAAGAAAGTGACAATAACTAGAACGAAATAAATTAGATTTAGGACTCCGCGGAGCCCAGCTTGAATCTCTTCCACAGAGTTCTATTTAAATCTTCTCTGTGCAGAATGGTCAAGAAGTCTATGCATTGGAACTCTTTATCCCAGGCTGGCTCTCCGCCTATGTAGGCGCCAATCTTGAGGTAGGCTCTACATAGCGGGGGCAAAAGCTCTTCTGCTTCTTCTCGTTGCGTCTGAGTCAGAGGATTGCGCAGTTCATCCTTAAAGAAACTAAACATCGGCATCGTATATGCCAAAGTCGGGCGAGTTCTAAATCCAGGATTAATTCGGCCTTCTTCTTCAAAGTACCGGGTTAAAAGAGCCGCATCGCGAGGATCATCCGTTTTCACAGTCGCGCAACCAAATAGAAATTGCGAGTCGGAGGCCGCAAGATAGTCAGCAATTCCTCGCCACAACAAAGAGATCACAACACCTCTGCGGAAATCCTTGTGAATACAAGCGCGACCGAGTTCAAGCTTCACTCCAGGTTGTTGAAGGATGGAGCTCATCATGAACTCTTTCGCGGAATAAAATTGATTTGTAAATTCAGAGCAGCGCACGCGATAAGTGCCGACCACTTTGTTCGAACGCTTTTCCTTGATAATCAAGTGATCACAGTCAAAATCGAACTCGTCGATATCCAAGCCCCAGGGAGTCGTCTTGCCAATCATCTCTCGATGGAACACTTCAAAGCGAAGTGCCAAGGCCTCTTTCAGCTCTTCGGTCGTCGTCACTGTTTTAATCATGAAGGGTCCCACCTCAGATTGAATCGCAATCTTCGGCTTGAACTTATGCATGTTATTAGAGCGCATTTGATAGAAAGACTGAATGTTCTGAGAAATCCGTTCAACCATGCATCCTCCGTGGATAGCATCAGGCTAACAAACTTCAGATCTCAACATTGTCAGGACTCAGTAAGGAAACTGTCAGGACTTAAATGATCAGGCTCGCGGCTTTATTTAAACGATCGAACAAAGACTCCCAGCGCTCCCCGACCTGATGTTCTTCGCGGTAGAAGATAATGATATCTTTGCCTTTGGCTGCTACGTCGCGCAGATGTCCGTAAAATTCACGGGTTGCCAGCAGGGGATCTTTGGAAAGGTTCAACACTTCCGCAGAATGGACTCCATTTTTAGGTTTGATGATCTTAATGCTTTCGATTTCCTCTGGCAGCGTCGACAGTTTTTCGTTCACCTCTTGGATGATACTTTCAACTGAGCGGTTCTTTTCAGTGCAAACAATCAATGGAACCGGCGGCATATAGTGATGCTTCATATGCCCTGGAGATTCCCGTTTATCGACTTGTTCCAAGAATTCAAACTCAAAACCTTTTTCGGCAAGAACTCTTTCAATATCTGATTTCAGAATATGCCCACGACGTAAAATTGAAAGCACAACTTTGTCAGGGCGATGACGAATCAACAGCACTGTCGATTCAATACCGATTTGACAGTCTCCGCCATCCAGGACAAAAACATTTTCATTTTTGAATTCAACGCGCACATGGCTTGCCGATGTCGGTGAGGTTCTTCCAAATTTATTTGCACTAGGCGCAGCAAGCGGAATACCCACTTCCTCAATCAACTCTAAAGCCAACGGATGATTCGGCATGCGAATACCCACTGACTCCAAGCCAGACGTGATCATTCCATTCACAGAGGGATCTTTAGGCAGAATCATCGTCAATGGACCCGGCCAGAAAACTTCAGCCAAAGCCTGAGAAGCAGGCCCCCAGTAAGCCGTCACTTTTTTGGCCATCTCGATCGAAGAGACATGCACGATCAAAGGATCGAAAAACGGGCGCTCTTTGACCTTAAAGATCTTTTCAATCGCTCCAGGGACATCAATGCGCGCAGCCAAACCATAAACAGTCTCAGTAGGAAGCCCGATGACTCCCCCTTCTTCCAATATGACTTTCGCTTTAGCAAGACCCTCGTTGGGCGACATCATGAAAAAATCCTTTGATGTCCCCAACTTACCGCAAAACCCAAACCCGCGCTATCTCAAAAACCAAAAAGGTGCCTGCCATCTTTTCCGAAAAGATGGCAGGCACCCCCGGGAACTTAGGATTCGCGGAGGATGCTGAGGGCGCTTTCTTTTACTATGTCGAGGCTTGCGAGGAAAGAGATGAGCAAGCTGAGGGCCGTGATGATGAGGACTGAGATGAGAGGTTGGGCGAGGGAGAACTCGAAGGAGCCTTCGAAAAGGAAGCGGTTCAGGGCGTAGCTGACTCCGATACTGAGGAAGGCGCCGACGAAGGAGCTGATAAAGGCTAAGAAGGCGAATTCAGTCAGGATGAAGCCTGAGACTTCCTTGAAGCTGGCGCCTAGGATTTTTAGCATGTTGAGTTCCCAGCGGCGCAGTTTAATTTGGCTGCGCACGATTGAGAACAACACGATGTAACCGGTGATCAGAGCCAGATAAGCCATCAGCTCCAGGGACCAGCTCATCTTTTCTGCAGTACTCAAAATTTCATCCACCAAACGAACCACGTCGATAACGGATACGTTTGAAAACTTCTGCGCAATTTCTGTTTGCAGATGATTTCGCATCTCTGCATTCAAAGATGGTACCGAGGTGATAAAGGTTTTAGGAGCATCATTTAGAACTCCGTTTTGAACCAAAATAAAGAAATTCGGTTGGAAGCTGGTCCACTTCACTTTGCGGAAGTTGGCAATTTGCGCTTCGACTTCCACCCCTTGAACGTCGAAGACGACCAGGTCATTCAAATGAAAGCCCATGCGCTCCGCAAACTTCTGCTCGACAGAAAGTTGCGGATACTTTTGCTTGCTGGCGTCGAAGTCACCTGTGATCGGTTGCCCCTCGGTGATCTCTTCCGTTTCAGAGAGTTTAGTCCGATAGGACAAGTTTACGCCGCGATTACGGAAGCGTGCTTCACGCTCTTCTTCGCGGGTTTTAAATCCTTGAGCTTCGATCTTTCTTTCATAGTCCTGACCGTTGACCTTAAGGATACGCGCGCGAACCATCGGTGACTCACCCAAGGCTTGCACTTTGTTGTCAGCAAGAATTTTTTGAACTCCACCGAGCTGTTCATCCTGGATATCAAACAAGAACAGCGAAGGAATCTTTGAATGACTGTCGACGCGGAAATCAGCCTGCAGGGAGTTTTTTAGCTGAGGCAGAATATTGATCAGCAACGCTCCCATGCCTAAAGCCACAAACACCGCCAAACTGGCAGCGGCTCTTCGGGATACGCTCAAGAAACTAAAGCGCATGAACCAACGGTGAACGTTTTTCAATAGTCCCGCACCACGCACGGTCAGATATCCCACCGAGACAAGGACTGCGACTACGACCAGCAGCGCCCCCACAAAGATCGAACCAATCTTCCACGAGTGAGCTTGATAAACCGAAAGACCAAAGAACAACACCGCCGTCGGCACATACGGCCAGTATCTGCGCGGTCCTTCACCGACTGAAAACTTCTCTTCACTAAAGAGCTTGGCGGCGCGAAGGTCAAAGATCTTAATCATAAATGGCAAGCTGACAACAAAACTGCCCACCACCGCCATCAACAAACACAAGCCCCACGCCTCAAGAGTCACCCGCGGTTGTAAGTTGAAAGGAGTAAAGCTGCCTAGCAGTTTGGTCAAGAGTGGCAATACCAACTCACTAAAGAGCAAAGTCGGAATCGTCGCCAACAGCCCCAGCAAAGAAGCTTGAATCACATAGACACCGACAGCTTCTGCACTTTGCAAACCCAAAGTTCTTAAGATGGCGATCTCTTTCATACGACTTGAGAGGAACAAACGATAGATATAGGCGGCTCCCAAAGCCGACATAAATAAAGCGACCAAAGCCACCAGACCTAAATAGTCTGACAGATAACCTAACTGCCGCCCTGAATCCTCACCCGCGGTAGCGGGGGTATCCACAGAAACCTGCGGGTCGGTGAGTTTCTTATACAAAGACTCTTTAAGAGTCTCTTCCTGCGCTGCCACAGGAAGCTTGAATAGATAAGCTAAGGAAAACGTACTGCCGTACTGAATCAAGCCTGATTCCGGCAACAAAGCGCGGTTGATAAACACCCGCGGCGCCATAGTGGCCGCTCGGAAAGTCTGTGTTTCATCTTTGGTGATCACATCAGAAATTTTTAACTTAAGCTGTCCCAGTTGAACATCATCACCGGTCTTTAAGCCCATCTGAGATTCGAGCTCTGGATACACCCAAGCTGTTTTCTCTCCGATGATGTCTTTGGGACTGCCGCTTGCGATCCGCTTTCCTGATTGCAACTGCAAGTCACCATAAAACGGATAAGCTTGATCGACCGCTTTGACCAAAACCAAGCGCGAGCCTTTTGCTGAACTGAGCATCGCAAAGAATTCGTAGTTCTTTGCCTCCAAAGTTCCCTCTGGCAAAGCACTGCGCATGTCTTTCAGTTCAGTCTCTGTCAATTCACGGCGAGAAGACACGGCAAGGTCCGCAGAAAGAATCGACTTCGCGTTGTTTTTGATTTCACTCTCTAAAGCACTGTTAAAGGCCTTCAAAGAGACAAAGCCCGTCAGCCCCAAACTAAGATTGAAGATGAAAAACAAACCAAAGCGCCAGCTGCGCCTCATTTCCCTGATGGCTAAGCGAATTAAAATCATCGCTCCCTCAATTGACCATCTTCAAGGCGCAAAGTGCGTTCGCATCTTTTTGCAAGGGCCTCACTGTGAGTCACTAATATGGTGGTAATCTTGTGTTTGCGAATAACATCGAAGAAGACATCCATGACTTTATCGCCGGTATGAATATCCAAGTTTCCACTGGGCTCATCGGCCAAAAGGATTTTTGGTTTTACGACAAGGGCACGGGCGATTGCTACACGCTGGCATTCTCCCCCGCTCAGTTGACTTGGAAAATGCTCTAAGCGATGTCCCAGGCCCAACTCGCGCAAAGCTTCTTCAGCACGTACTCTAGGGTTTTCCATTTTCAAAATTTCCAACGCCAACATCACGTTCTCGAGCGCAGTTAGGTGCGCAATCAAATGATACTGTTGAAATACGATGGAAATATTCTGCGCCCGAAATAGAGTCAGCTCCTGTTCAGTCATTGGAACAAGATTGGCTTTATCCACCAAGATATCCCCACGATCCGCGCGCTCCAAGCCCGCAAGAATAGACAGCAACGTGGATTTGCCGCTTCCGGATTGACCAACAATCGAGACAATCTGTCCTGGCTCAATATTGACATTCAGTCCTTTGAGAACTTGAATCTCGACATCCCCCTGATGAAAACTTTTGCGAACATCGTTTAAGATCAAACTCATAAAGAACCTTTCAAGGCTGTGAACACAGTATCGGCGATAATTTTATGACCTTCTTCATTGGGATGAATGCCATCGGCGAGATTGTATTTGGGATTACCCGCCACTTTATCCAAAATGAAGGGAACGAAAGTCAGCTTGTATTTTTTCGCCAGGGATTCGTACATTTTTTTAAACTTGTCAGAGTAATCTTTGCCGTAATTGGGAGGCATATAAAGTCCGCCTAAAATCACGCGAACTTTTTGGGCTTGAGCATACTCGATCGCACTCGCAAGATTCTTCTCACTTTCGTCGACTTTCAAACCGCGCAAACCATCATTGGCTCCCAAGGCCAAGAACACGGCATCTGGTTTCGATTTAAAAATCCATTTCATACGACCAATACCAGAGGCGGTGGTTGAACCGCTTACGCTGGCGTTAAACACGGTCCACTCTTTCTTGCCAGCTTCATGCAATTTCTTTTCAAGCAATACTGGATAGGCGGCATCTTTCGCAACGCCGTAACCTTCGGAAACAGAATCACCGAGGACAACTAATTTTTTTTGTGCCGACGTTTGCGCGAGTGCGGAGGAAAAACTCAAAGAGGAAACTATAAGAAGAGCTGCAAATAAAAAAGGTCTCATAGTTTCCTATGAGACCTTTTATGAATTCTTAATTCAAGGCTGACTTAGTCAAACTGGCTCTTATCAACATCTGATAAGGACTAATTAACTACGACGTCCAAAGTTTCAACTAGCGACGACCGCCGCCACCGAAACCACCACGTCCGCCGCCGCCACCGCCGCCGCGTCCGCCACCGAAGCCACCACGACCACCGCCGCGACCACCTTCACGTGGTTCTTGTGGACGAGCTTCAGATACATTGATCTGACGACCGTTCAACTCAACGCCGTTTGCTCTTTCGATAGCAGCGTCAGCAGCTGAATCATCAGCCATTTCAACGAAGCCAAAACCTTTTGAACGGCCTGACTCTCTGTCCATGATAACTTTTGCTGAATCTACTGCACCGAATTGTGCGAAATGAGAGTGCAAAGCCTCGTCATCAACTGAATAAGGCAAATTGCCTACGTATAACTTCTTAGCCACAAAGACCTCCTGTGGATTTGTTAAACCCGAGGAAGCCTTCGAACAACATAAAATCGAGAACAATCACTTCGGGACCTGTACCTATAAAAAACCTACTTAAAGGCTAGCATAGCGTAAGTCCCGTGCAAGCCCAATTTTACGATCTCATATTATTAAATTGTAAGGGTACTGCGAAGCTTCCCCCTCGTACCAGGGCGATACATTCCTGAAGATCATCGATACTTTTACCAGAGACCTTCAGTTTATCATCAGCGATTTGCGGCTGTACTTTGAGCTTGGAATCTTTGATGACTTTAATAATTTCTTTAGCAACTTCGCGGTCAATGCCTTGCTGTAAAGTGACCTTCTGGCGGAGCATTTTGCCACCAGCTGGTTCAACTTTATCAAACTTCACAGCTTTGATATCCACCCCACGGCGATGGAGCTTGGTCTGCAAGATGCTTCCCATCTGCTCGATCTTGTAATCATCTTCAGCGTTCAAAGTAATTTCTTTTTTATCTTTGTCCCAACCGATTTCAGACTTGCTGCCCTTAAAATCATAACGACCATCAACCTCTTTACGAGCCTGATTAACAGCATTATCAATCTCTTGAATATCAAGTTCAGAAACAATATCAAACGAAGGCATTGTGCTCTATCTCCGAAAAAAATTAGTGACCGTGGTGGTGACCAGCGTCTCCGTGCAATCCGTGTGGATGTCCGTGCTGAAGTTCTTCAGCAGTTGCTTCACGAATTAGAACCATTTCGATTGCGAATTCCAGAGGCTGACCTGCCAATGGGTGATTTCCATCAAGAGTTACGTGAGTGTCTGTGATTTTTGAAACGCGAACAATGTGGGCTCCACCGCTCAACTCAAGGCGAAGGTGCGCGCCGATTTCAAGTTGTGGCAAATGAGCAAGTTCTTCTTTAGGAACTTCCATGAACATGTTGTCACGAACTTCGCCGTAAGCATCTTTCGCTTCCAGCTTAACAGTTTTTTTATCGCCTTCTTTAAGGTCTTTGATTTCTTCTTCAAGTTTAGGAAGGATTTGTCCAGCGCCTTCAAGGAAAGGAAGTGGTTGGCCTTGCTCTGAAGCATCCAAAACTGCTCCGTCAGGTCCTTTTAAAACATAGTTAAACGCCAATACTCTTCTCATTTTGAGGCTCCTTTTTTATGGGGGCAGGTATCCCATTGAACTGGACCTTTGGCAACCGTAATGCCCCGTATTTCTCAATATTTAACAGCGGGGGCTTGAAAACCCTAGGCCCACTTAGGTATAATTAAGATAGAGAACGCACCAGAAGGGGGATTCATGCATCACATGGCCTCAGTGAGGTCTTTGTTGCTCAACGCAAGTTACGAGCCCATGCGGATTGTAAGTTGGCAAAAAGCCTTGGTTTTGTGGTTTCAGGATAAGGTTGAGATACTCGAATATCATTCAGCCTTCGCTCGGTCGGTCCATTTAAGGTTTAAGCTGCCCAGTGTTTTGCGGCTGAGGACCTACGTTCGACCCCGGGCCAATCATGCCGTGCGGTTCTGCCGCGAAAATGTATATATCCGCGATAATTACACCTGCCAATACTGCGGCACAAAGTTTCACGCCAAGCAGCTCACTCTTGATCACGTCGTCCCCGCATCTCATAACGGACCTAAAAATTGGACAAATGTTGTTTCCGCTTGTCGCGATTGCAATCAACGCAAAGCAAATCGCACGCCGCGAACAGCAAATATGCCTTTACTGACAGAGCCGCGTGCTCCATCGTGGTTACCAACACTGGAATTAGAAATCAGTGCCGACCACGTTCCGCCCGATTGGGCGCCCTATTTAAGGCTTAAAACAGGATGACATCGAAGTACGAAATCAGGCTGAACTCCAAGATTGATATCCGACGGATATACACAAATGAAACTCTTCCTTTACGCAAAAAAGTTTTAAAACCTTTTCTGACAGAGGAAGAGTGCATAAACCCCGGTGACGACCTGACGTCGACTTATCATTTCGGATTGTTCCAGGAAAATAAACTCATCTCGATCTCGACCTTTATTCAAGAAGGTCATCCTGATTTTCTCTCGACATTTCCTTATCGCCTGCGCGGAATGGCCACGGATACAGAATTTCAAGGACAAGGTCTTGGTGGAATTCTGCTTCAACACGGTGTTGAATATTTGCGACAAAAAGAATGCGACTTTTTATGGTTCAATGCTCGCATCAAAGCATTTCCTTTTTATGAAAAATTGGGCTTTTCATACTATGGTCCACTCTTCGACATCAAGGACATCGGCCCCCATAAAGTCATGTACAAGATTCTTATTCCCAAGTAGTCTTTCCAGATGCATCTGCTAAGGAGAAACCGGTGAATAAGGATATTCATAATCAACTCGTTTCGGCTTTGACCACGATCATCAGCGAAACCAACGGCATCTCCTTATCCGACACGATTGATCTTCTCTTGTCGTCCGATTTGCAAAGAACTCATCGCGAAGCCTACGATCTCGTTTTCGAATTTCGGGATTTACTCAACCGCTTTCAAATAAACCAAGTTGTAATCTCGGCTTTATTGAAGCACCCGGTTTCTGCGGCGCTTTTTGAGTTCTTTAAAAACTTCCCTTTAAAATATCATGAAGAGCATATCCATCTGACTGGAGCGATCTCCGCAGAGTTTCTATATCCTCGCCTGATGAAGCTTCTGGAAGGCCCGGATAAAAAACTTTATGAGGAAAAAATCACGGAAGTTTATGGCGCCGATGCTTTGCCGATCCGCACGGTGGGCGATGTCGACCGCTTGATTCGCCTGCAAGAAAACGAAGGCTTTTCACGCTATCTTAAAATTTTGTATTTGCCGAAGTTGATCTTCCTCAATCGTGAAGTGCATGCCGAAGCCGCCTATCATATGGCAAACGAACTGCGCGAAAAGTACAACGTGGGCTCCATCCGCCTGAAGTTCTCATTGTCGCGTTCGACTTCCAGCTCTTCCGAGCAGATCCCGGGTATTGAAAACGTCACCCCGGAAGATGTCGTCTTGGGTCTTTATGATGGCTTTAAAAAATTCAAAGATGAGCATCCTGATTTTAATTTTATCCTTTCGCCGTCATTCAGAAAAGAAGCCAATCACTTTGACTCAGAAAGATTTAGCAATCGCAAAGATCACTTCATGGAGCAAATTGACGAGCTGGTGCAGATGCTCGACAAGCATCCGTTTCTTGTGCCCCATATGACGGATGTGGACACTGTCGGCGATGAGCGCGAGCTTTACCGCAAAGAGCATTTCAATGAGATGCAGGCCGGGTTTAGAAAGTTGCAATATCGTGGCTTTAAAATCCGCTCGCATCACGGAGAAACTTGGCACACTCTCAAGAAAGGCATTCAAGCCGTCGACAATGCCATGAACATTTGGCATATCGACACGCTCGAGCATGGAATCAGCCTGGGGATTAATCCCAACAAGTATTTCCATCGCCTGTATCAGGAAATCTTGCGAAAGAACCAGGGCGGACTTCCAATCACGAACAAGGACCCTCTTTACCGCGAGTTGACAGAGCTTGATTGGGGCCACCACCACGCTGTCCTTGAAAAACTGAAAAAGGGTGAACCGCTTAATGAACAAGAAGATATTCTTTTCGTAAAGGCGAAGTTCCATACAGCACGCGAAGTGGAGCACTATCAGCATGACGTTTTGAATCGTATGATTCAAAAAGGCGTGACGCTGGTGTCGCTCCCCTCTTCAAACAACAAATTGACCGGTAAGTTTGAGGACTACAAAGACCATCCGTTCTCATGGTGGGAGAAAAAAGGCGTACAATTGGGCGTCGGAACCGACAATCACATCACGCTGAACACCAACTTCATCTATGAAATGCTGATTTTGCTTTACACGGACGCTGTAAATCTTAAAATCACTAAGCTTCTTATGGTTACCACTGGCGAGACTCGTCGTCCGTTCATCAGTCATCTGCTGTGGACCATGAAAAAGAATTTACGCAAAGTAACCTCGTAAAATATTCTCTTAACAGAAAGATTCAGCACGGAATGACAGCAAAGAAAAATCTTCTTAAAGAACTTCTCAGCAAACAGATGCTTATCATTTTCCTTCTTGGCTTCTCCAGCGGTCTTCCGCTGGCGTTGACGGGCGGAACTTTGAAAACCTGGCTCTCCCGCGAGCATGTGGACATCAGCACAATTGGTTATTTTAGCTGGGTGGGCATTGCCTACTCTTTGAAATTCCTTTGGTCGCCACTTTTAGATCGTTTTACTTTGTTTAAAGTCGGTCGTCGTCGCAGCTGGATGCTGACCATGCAAGTGGCCCTCATCGGCAGCTTGGCATATATGGGAACTTTGGAACCAACTTTGAACTTGCCGGTGATGGCAACCATGGCCGTTTTGATTTCATTCTTCAGTGCGACTCAAGACATTGCGATCGATGCTTATCGCCGCGAGCTATTGACCAATGAAGAACTGGGACTGGGGTCTTCGCTCAATATTTACGGCTATCGTATTGCCATGTTGATTGCTGGCGGTGCCGGTATCGGTTTGGTCGGTTCAAGTATTTGGCCGATTAGCTGGGGTCAGCTCTATTTCCTTATGGCCGGCTGTATGTTCGTGGGTTTGATTACAACACTTCTTGCCCCGGAACCAAAACTCGACAGTCCTCCTCCAAAAACTTTGTTGCAAGCGATCGTCGATCCCTTTGCAGAATTTTTGAAACGTCCGGGGGCTTGGTACATCCTGGCTTTCGTTTTGTTGTTTAAACTTGGCGATGCTTTGGCGATTGCCCTGTTGAACCCTTTCTATGTTGAGATTGGTTTTAGTAATGCCGACATCGGCTTGATCGCGAAAACTTTCGGATTGATCTCTTCACTGGTGGGCTTCTTCTTGGGTGGCGTGGTGATTTACTATCTAGGTATTTACCGCTCCCTGT is part of the Bdellovibrio svalbardensis genome and harbors:
- a CDS encoding ABC transporter permease; amino-acid sequence: MRRSWRFGLFFIFNLSLGLTGFVSLKAFNSALESEIKNNAKSILSADLAVSSRRELTETELKDMRSALPEGTLEAKNYEFFAMLSSAKGSRLVLVKAVDQAYPFYGDLQLQSGKRIASGSPKDIIGEKTAWVYPELESQMGLKTGDDVQLGQLKLKISDVITKDETQTFRAATMAPRVFINRALLPESGLIQYGSTFSLAYLFKLPVAAQEETLKESLYKKLTDPQVSVDTPATAGEDSGRQLGYLSDYLGLVALVALFMSALGAAYIYRLFLSSRMKEIAILRTLGLQSAEAVGVYVIQASLLGLLATIPTLLFSELVLPLLTKLLGSFTPFNLQPRVTLEAWGLCLLMAVVGSFVVSLPFMIKIFDLRAAKLFSEEKFSVGEGPRRYWPYVPTAVLFFGLSVYQAHSWKIGSIFVGALLVVVAVLVSVGYLTVRGAGLLKNVHRWFMRFSFLSVSRRAAASLAVFVALGMGALLINILPQLKNSLQADFRVDSHSKIPSLFLFDIQDEQLGGVQKILADNKVQALGESPMVRARILKVNGQDYERKIEAQGFKTREEEREARFRNRGVNLSYRTKLSETEEITEGQPITGDFDASKQKYPQLSVEQKFAERMGFHLNDLVVFDVQGVEVEAQIANFRKVKWTSFQPNFFILVQNGVLNDAPKTFITSVPSLNAEMRNHLQTEIAQKFSNVSVIDVVRLVDEILSTAEKMSWSLELMAYLALITGYIVLFSIVRSQIKLRRWELNMLKILGASFKEVSGFILTEFAFLAFISSFVGAFLSIGVSYALNRFLFEGSFEFSLAQPLISVLIITALSLLISFLASLDIVKESALSILRES
- a CDS encoding ABC transporter ATP-binding protein encodes the protein MSLILNDVRKSFHQGDVEIQVLKGLNVNIEPGQIVSIVGQSGSGKSTLLSILAGLERADRGDILVDKANLVPMTEQELTLFRAQNISIVFQQYHLIAHLTALENVMLALEILKMENPRVRAEEALRELGLGHRLEHFPSQLSGGECQRVAIARALVVKPKILLADEPSGNLDIHTGDKVMDVFFDVIRKHKITTILVTHSEALAKRCERTLRLEDGQLRER
- a CDS encoding arylesterase, which codes for MRPFLFAALLIVSSLSFSSALAQTSAQKKLVVLGDSVSEGYGVAKDAAYPVLLEKKLHEAGKKEWTVFNASVSGSTTASGIGRMKWIFKSKPDAVFLALGANDGLRGLKVDESEKNLASAIEYAQAQKVRVILGGLYMPPNYGKDYSDKFKKMYESLAKKYKLTFVPFILDKVAGNPKYNLADGIHPNEEGHKIIADTVFTALKGSL
- a CDS encoding RNA recognition motif domain-containing protein, giving the protein MAKKLYVGNLPYSVDDEALHSHFAQFGAVDSAKVIMDRESGRSKGFGFVEMADDSAADAAIERANGVELNGRQINVSEARPQEPREGGRGGGRGGFGGGRGGGGGGGRGGFGGGGRR
- a CDS encoding YajQ family cyclic di-GMP-binding protein, with product MPSFDIVSELDIQEIDNAVNQARKEVDGRYDFKGSKSEIGWDKDKKEITLNAEDDYKIEQMGSILQTKLHRRGVDIKAVKFDKVEPAGGKMLRQKVTLQQGIDREVAKEIIKVIKDSKLKVQPQIADDKLKVSGKSIDDLQECIALVRGGSFAVPLQFNNMRS
- a CDS encoding FKBP-type peptidyl-prolyl cis-trans isomerase, which encodes MRRVLAFNYVLKGPDGAVLDASEQGQPLPFLEGAGQILPKLEEEIKDLKEGDKKTVKLEAKDAYGEVRDNMFMEVPKEELAHLPQLEIGAHLRLELSGGAHIVRVSKITDTHVTLDGNHPLAGQPLEFAIEMVLIREATAEELQHGHPHGLHGDAGHHHGH
- a CDS encoding HNH endonuclease, producing MRDNYTCQYCGTKFHAKQLTLDHVVPASHNGPKNWTNVVSACRDCNQRKANRTPRTANMPLLTEPRAPSWLPTLELEISADHVPPDWAPYLRLKTG